One segment of Fibrobacter succinogenes DNA contains the following:
- a CDS encoding DUF1302 family protein, translating to MNKHSFFTTAIPAIAFATMAHFSAPTLHAQEIAFSGSLTTQAGIGLPNAHKQKGDFLLGQTIFDGSVKAFYDDAMIYVNGQLIHDAIGSQSSNGMSGFIDEDGSFALRLKEAYIDWKNGIFALRIGRQIVSWGKADDIQIADVVSPFDESRVVANDYNESKLGIDAVRLSLLTDKAQVDAYYIPFFTPSILPIAAKNPLRAHSFPDQMDGIQFFCPFFYDDFELPHKDINNGEYALRASFYTSVADLSLYGFYGWDDTPFIKYSPYFYESPESAEDVGMIDVTGKYKRMSMIGADAAIPAGDFVFRLETAFFPMRHIQTTADYQIEQFFYEEKVTSSKQRHQLVSLVGFDWTLSGGWTITAQYISDVVFKYRKYLDRKQYEHQATLSIEKTLLNETLTISASGALDLCNYSTASEFEFDYKLTDAITLSLIGDLYLKGPDGKDGMYGQYRDFSSVTFKGKVSF from the coding sequence ATGAATAAGCATTCCTTTTTCACAACGGCAATCCCAGCCATAGCATTTGCAACAATGGCTCACTTTTCAGCCCCAACGCTTCACGCGCAAGAAATCGCATTTAGCGGAAGCCTCACAACCCAAGCAGGCATAGGCCTCCCAAACGCCCACAAGCAGAAAGGCGATTTTTTGCTCGGCCAAACCATTTTCGATGGCTCCGTCAAGGCGTTCTACGACGATGCCATGATCTATGTGAACGGCCAATTGATCCACGACGCCATAGGAAGCCAATCTTCTAACGGAATGTCCGGATTCATCGACGAAGACGGATCTTTCGCACTAAGGCTAAAAGAAGCCTATATCGATTGGAAAAACGGAATATTCGCGCTCCGTATCGGTCGCCAGATAGTCTCATGGGGAAAAGCCGATGACATTCAAATTGCAGATGTCGTAAGTCCCTTTGATGAATCAAGAGTTGTCGCAAACGATTATAACGAATCTAAACTCGGAATCGATGCAGTGCGTTTATCGCTCTTGACTGACAAAGCTCAAGTCGATGCCTATTACATTCCTTTCTTTACGCCGAGCATTTTACCGATCGCCGCCAAAAATCCGCTCCGTGCACACTCGTTCCCAGACCAAATGGACGGAATTCAATTTTTTTGCCCCTTTTTCTATGACGATTTTGAACTTCCCCACAAAGACATTAACAATGGCGAATATGCACTTCGTGCAAGCTTCTACACATCTGTAGCAGACTTATCTTTGTATGGGTTTTACGGATGGGATGACACGCCATTTATCAAATACTCGCCCTACTTTTATGAATCCCCGGAATCCGCAGAGGATGTCGGCATGATTGATGTTACGGGCAAGTACAAACGCATGTCCATGATTGGCGCCGATGCAGCAATCCCAGCAGGTGATTTTGTATTCCGTCTAGAAACGGCGTTCTTCCCTATGCGGCATATCCAGACAACCGCAGATTACCAAATTGAGCAATTTTTCTACGAAGAAAAGGTTACATCGAGCAAGCAAAGGCACCAGCTTGTAAGCCTTGTCGGTTTCGACTGGACATTGAGCGGCGGCTGGACGATTACCGCGCAATACATTTCAGATGTTGTTTTCAAGTACAGAAAATACTTGGACCGCAAGCAGTATGAACACCAAGCAACCCTCAGCATAGAAAAGACACTCCTAAACGAGACCCTGACCATTTCAGCTTCTGGGGCACTTGATTTGTGTAACTACTCTACAGCAAGCGAATTCGAATTCGACTACAAACTAACTGACGCCATAACCCTCAGCCTTATCGGCGATTTATACTTGAAAGGCCCTGACGGCAAGGATGGAATGTACGGCCAATACCGCGATTTCAGTAGTGTCACGTTCAAAGGTAAAGTTTCGTTCTAA